In Deltaproteobacteria bacterium, one genomic interval encodes:
- a CDS encoding glucose-1-phosphate thymidylyltransferase has protein sequence MKGLILSGGKGTRLRPLTYTAAKQLVPVGNKPILFYVIENLIHAGINDLGIIISPETGTLVQEAVANGDRWGVNITYIVQTEPAGLAHAVTTAQEFLGDQPFVMYLGDNLIGSRINGFLETFQHDQTDALILLKEVSNPSQFGIAEVDSQGCLVRLEEKPQNPASNLALVGVYIFSPLIHQAIAGLTPSRRGELEITDAIQKLLESGGGVKSYRLDSWWLDTGKKDDLLTANTIVLDEWVSRDLQGEVDDLSQISGRVSIAPGARIINSTLRGPIVIGTNCLIKDSFIGPFTSIGNNSRVESSVIEHSVILDEVQIQQIDRLEDSLVGKNARLARHERHRCLRVMIGDDSVVEL, from the coding sequence ATGAAAGGACTGATATTAAGCGGCGGCAAGGGGACCCGTCTACGACCCTTGACCTATACCGCGGCCAAACAACTGGTACCAGTGGGTAACAAACCAATTCTGTTCTATGTGATTGAAAATTTAATCCATGCCGGGATTAACGATCTGGGAATAATCATCTCTCCAGAGACCGGGACCCTGGTTCAGGAGGCCGTGGCTAATGGTGACCGGTGGGGAGTCAATATAACTTATATTGTCCAAACCGAGCCCGCCGGGTTAGCCCATGCGGTCACCACTGCACAAGAATTTTTAGGAGACCAACCCTTTGTGATGTACCTGGGTGACAACCTGATTGGCAGCCGGATCAATGGCTTCCTTGAGACCTTTCAACATGATCAGACAGATGCCCTGATACTGCTTAAAGAAGTCAGTAATCCTTCCCAATTCGGCATTGCTGAAGTAGATTCCCAGGGGTGCCTGGTCAGGTTAGAAGAAAAACCTCAGAATCCTGCTTCTAATCTGGCCTTAGTGGGGGTCTATATCTTTTCCCCACTGATTCACCAGGCCATTGCCGGATTGACCCCATCCCGACGGGGAGAACTGGAAATCACCGACGCCATCCAGAAGCTCCTGGAGTCCGGGGGAGGAGTGAAAAGCTATCGGCTCGACTCCTGGTGGTTGGATACCGGAAAGAAAGATGATCTATTGACGGCCAATACCATTGTTCTGGACGAATGGGTCAGTCGTGATCTGCAGGGAGAGGTGGACGATTTAAGCCAGATCAGCGGCCGGGTCAGCATCGCCCCGGGAGCCCGGATCATTAATTCCACACTGCGGGGCCCCATAGTAATTGGGACCAACTGCCTCATTAAGGACAGCTTCATTGGCCCTTTCACCAGCATCGGGAATAATTCCAGGGTAGAAAGTTCAGTTATTGAACATTCAGTGATCCTTGACGAAGTCCAAATCCAGCAGATCGACCGGCTGGAAGACAGTCTAGTCGGTAAGAATGCCAGGTTGGCCCGCCATGAACGACATCGATGCCTGCGGGTGATGATTGGCGATGATTCGGTAGTGGAACTATAG
- a CDS encoding HU family DNA-binding protein has translation MTKAELVSRIAGEAQVTKLDAEKTLNALIHSITDILQTQGRLTLAGFGTFLVSERKEREGRNPQTGEPIKIAATRVVKFKPGKALKESIK, from the coding sequence ATGACCAAGGCAGAATTAGTATCTCGGATTGCGGGAGAGGCTCAGGTAACCAAGTTGGATGCGGAAAAAACCCTTAACGCCTTGATACACAGTATCACCGACATCTTACAGACTCAAGGGCGGCTGACACTGGCCGGGTTTGGAACCTTTTTGGTCAGCGAGCGTAAAGAACGAGAGGGGCGCAACCCCCAGACCGGGGAACCCATCAAGATTGCTGCCACCCGAGTGGTTAAATTCAAGCCAGGCAAGGCTCTCAAAGAATCTATCAAGTAG
- a CDS encoding L-seryl-tRNA(Sec) selenium transferase, producing the protein MDAQRRHLLRQLPGVNELLQHFEFHATRLSLPRKLMTQVIRETLEAHRRQLLQCPLDQLPNNINQAELLKYIQQSLLQAQRPQLCRVINATGVIIHTNLGRSPLPAAALERLLAVGGHYSNLEYDLKAGKRGSRHVHLEGLLHDLTGAEAALIVNNNAGAVMLTLNTLAQGREVIVSRGQLVEIGGSFRMPEIMAASGARLREVGTTNKTHLSDYEAALSPETAVLLKVHMSNYRIVGFTQEVPLTELVTLGHRHGLPVVEDLGSGCLLDLSRYGLEKEPTVSEALKSGADLVLFSGDKLLGGPQAGLALGDKSLVEKLKRNPLARALRPDKLTLAALEATLRLYLDEPQAVAAIPTLRMITRPLDEIKRQAQSLARRLRRRLTNGLRVRLWPSLARVGGGALPQLVLPSQALSLEHPDWPPHHLEARLRQSNPPVIARLEQQHLLLDLRTILSEDQPLLLHVLENLLPEPENSTTLIDDGNFEV; encoded by the coding sequence ATGGATGCCCAGCGTCGCCATCTGCTCCGGCAGCTCCCCGGAGTCAATGAACTCTTACAGCACTTTGAATTTCACGCTACGCGTTTGAGCTTACCCCGGAAACTAATGACGCAAGTAATTCGAGAGACCCTGGAAGCCCATCGCCGTCAGCTACTGCAGTGCCCTCTAGATCAGTTACCCAACAACATTAACCAAGCAGAGCTGTTGAAGTATATTCAGCAGAGTCTCTTACAGGCTCAACGTCCCCAGTTGTGCCGGGTCATCAATGCCACCGGAGTCATCATCCATACTAACTTAGGCCGTTCCCCCTTGCCGGCAGCGGCCCTGGAGCGATTGCTGGCAGTCGGGGGCCACTATTCCAATCTGGAATATGATCTTAAGGCTGGGAAACGGGGGTCACGGCATGTCCACCTGGAGGGTCTGCTCCATGACCTGACGGGCGCTGAGGCGGCCCTGATTGTCAATAACAATGCCGGCGCAGTGATGTTGACCCTCAATACTCTGGCCCAGGGACGGGAAGTGATAGTCTCCCGGGGTCAGTTAGTAGAAATCGGCGGCTCTTTTCGGATGCCGGAAATCATGGCGGCCAGCGGGGCCCGACTGCGGGAGGTGGGCACCACCAATAAGACCCACCTTAGCGATTATGAAGCTGCCCTGTCTCCTGAAACCGCGGTCTTACTCAAGGTTCATATGAGCAATTACCGTATAGTCGGTTTTACCCAGGAGGTGCCTTTGACGGAGTTGGTAACCCTGGGACACCGGCATGGTCTGCCGGTGGTGGAGGACCTGGGAAGTGGTTGTTTGCTAGACCTGAGTCGCTATGGTCTGGAAAAAGAGCCGACGGTTTCGGAGGCCCTCAAGTCCGGGGCAGATCTGGTCTTATTCAGCGGGGACAAACTTCTGGGGGGGCCCCAGGCCGGTCTGGCCCTGGGAGATAAATCTTTAGTGGAAAAGCTCAAGCGCAATCCACTTGCCCGGGCCCTGCGCCCCGATAAACTCACCCTGGCCGCCTTAGAAGCCACCCTACGCCTCTACCTCGACGAACCGCAGGCCGTGGCTGCAATTCCCACCCTGCGGATGATTACCCGGCCCCTGGACGAAATCAAGCGTCAGGCCCAAAGCTTAGCCCGCCGTCTACGACGCCGCCTGACTAACGGCCTTCGGGTGCGGTTGTGGCCCAGCCTGGCCCGGGTCGGAGGGGGAGCCTTGCCCCAATTGGTTCTCCCCAGTCAAGCTCTGAGCCTGGAGCACCCGGATTGGCCTCCCCATCATCTGGAAGCCCGTCTCCGCCAGTCCAATCCGCCGGTTATTGCCCGTCTGGAACAGCAGCACCTGCTGCTGGATCTGCGCACCATTCTGTCGGAAGATCAACCCTTGTTGCTCCACGTCCTGGAAAACCTGTTGCCAGAGCCTGAAAATTCAACCACCCTAATCGATGATGGTAATTTTGAGGTATAA
- a CDS encoding UDP-glucose/GDP-mannose dehydrogenase family protein: MRIAVIGTGYVGLVTGACFAEMGNDVICVDIDQGKIELLQQGQIPIYEPGLEELVRQNCQEQRLFFTTDLAHAVEKSLFCFIAVGTPQDKDGSADLSYVLEVARDIGRHINGYKVIVEKSTVPVGTAAKIQQIIQEELRARRVEYEFDIVSNPEFLKEGTAIDDFMKPDRIVVGCDNVRTAELMKELYAPFVRTHRPIILMDVVSAELTKYAANAFLATKISFINEIANICQRVGANVTHIRKGIGSDQRIGNQFLFPGVGYGGSCFPKDMQALIKTAKNYNYQPRLLDAVEAINQDQRQIFADQVLDYFNRDLKGKTLACWGLSFKPLTGDMREAPSLTIVSHLIEHQAQIQAYDPKAMPFAKQILGDNQAISFAPSCYEALKGVDGLMIITEWTIFREPDFERMKGLMKAPVIFDGRNLYDPNKMKKLGFTYFSIGREKVLP, from the coding sequence ATGCGGATAGCCGTTATAGGTACTGGTTATGTGGGGCTGGTTACCGGAGCCTGCTTTGCCGAAATGGGCAACGACGTTATCTGTGTCGACATTGACCAGGGCAAGATCGAGTTGCTCCAGCAGGGCCAGATTCCGATCTATGAGCCGGGCCTGGAGGAACTGGTGCGCCAGAATTGTCAGGAGCAGCGCCTCTTTTTCACCACTGACCTAGCCCACGCAGTGGAAAAGAGTCTGTTCTGCTTCATTGCCGTCGGCACTCCTCAGGATAAGGATGGGTCGGCGGATCTTTCCTACGTTTTGGAAGTGGCGCGCGATATTGGCCGTCATATCAATGGCTACAAGGTGATCGTGGAGAAATCGACGGTCCCGGTCGGGACCGCCGCAAAAATTCAACAAATAATCCAGGAAGAGCTTCGGGCCCGCCGGGTGGAATATGAATTTGATATAGTTTCCAATCCCGAATTCTTAAAAGAAGGCACGGCTATTGACGACTTTATGAAGCCGGACCGGATTGTGGTGGGATGCGACAACGTCCGGACTGCGGAGCTCATGAAGGAGCTCTATGCTCCTTTTGTCCGGACCCACCGCCCGATTATTTTAATGGATGTGGTTTCCGCCGAGCTGACCAAGTACGCCGCCAATGCCTTCCTGGCCACCAAGATCTCCTTCATCAACGAAATCGCCAATATCTGCCAGCGGGTCGGTGCCAATGTGACTCACATCCGCAAGGGTATCGGCTCGGACCAACGCATCGGCAATCAATTTCTCTTCCCCGGGGTCGGTTATGGGGGGTCTTGCTTCCCCAAGGATATGCAAGCCCTGATTAAAACCGCAAAAAACTATAACTATCAACCTCGCCTGCTGGATGCCGTGGAGGCCATCAACCAAGACCAACGCCAGATTTTTGCTGATCAGGTGCTGGACTATTTCAATCGGGACCTGAAGGGTAAAACCCTGGCCTGCTGGGGACTATCCTTCAAGCCTCTTACTGGTGACATGCGCGAGGCCCCTTCTCTGACCATCGTTTCCCATCTGATTGAACACCAGGCGCAGATCCAGGCCTACGATCCCAAGGCTATGCCCTTCGCCAAGCAGATCCTGGGGGACAATCAGGCCATTTCTTTTGCACCCTCGTGTTACGAAGCCCTGAAAGGGGTGGATGGGCTGATGATCATCACGGAATGGACTATTTTCCGAGAACCGGATTTCGAGCGCATGAAGGGCTTGATGAAAGCTCCGGTAATCTTTGACGGCCGCAATCTGTATGATCCGAATAAAATGAAGAAACTGGGGTTCACTTATTTCAGCATCGGACGGGAGAAAGTCTTACCCTGA
- a CDS encoding cysteine--tRNA ligase, with product MRQCYNNILELIGRTPLVRLNRLNPNPDVEIYVKLESFNPGGSIKDRVAWSMIQDAEARGELTKGKTVIEATSGNTGIGLAMVCAVKGYPLLLAMPESASQERKIILKALGAELLLTPAALGTDGAIEEVYRLVREHPEKYYLPDQFNNPSNPLAHYYGTAQEIWDQTEGQVSMVVITMGTTGTLMGTYRRLKELNRAVQIIGVEPYLGHKLQGLKNMKESYKPGIFDKTQADAIVNIEDEEAFETTRRLARDEGLFLGMSSGAAVAVALRLAQELAQGLIVAICPDGGERYLSTPLFAEKEKPSLVFYNTLTRQKEAFSPLKPGEVTIYTDGPTMNAHLSLTGARRLVMVDLLRRYLEYQGLAVRLVVNLIDLDDKTIQGAAAAGQPITEFTRHYATEFFKDLKALRLKPATAYPRPTEHVDGMLALTRRLMDRGYAYEKLRSVYFDISRFKEYGKLSRIDLTKIRLGKTVDLDEYEKDNPRDFTLLKRAKLGELKSGLYYATEWGNVRPGWHLECAAMALKQLGETIDIYAGGLDQIFPHHENVTAICGAATGKPLARYWLHSERILCEGRKIPEGQGHSTVRELLEQGFRGEDLRYFLMATQYRKSLQVTPASLNAARRGRQRLDFFLDRLAQVRRGGHFPELDQLLFQLKKDFMAAMDDDLNISQALAAFFNFLKVGHGLMDQNRLDQAGAQAILVRFQELDEILGIMNIPEPVEDATIEAQIQAREEARRQRDWPRADQIRQELAAQGIEVIDTQQGPVWRRR from the coding sequence ATGCGCCAATGTTATAATAATATCCTCGAACTCATTGGCCGGACCCCGCTGGTCCGTCTCAATCGCCTCAATCCCAACCCCGATGTAGAAATCTATGTCAAACTTGAAAGTTTCAACCCGGGGGGCTCTATCAAAGATCGGGTGGCCTGGTCCATGATCCAGGATGCCGAGGCCCGCGGGGAACTGACCAAAGGCAAGACGGTTATTGAGGCAACCAGCGGCAATACCGGCATCGGCCTGGCCATGGTCTGTGCCGTGAAAGGCTATCCCCTGCTGCTGGCCATGCCAGAATCGGCCAGTCAGGAGCGCAAAATCATCCTCAAGGCCCTGGGCGCCGAACTACTCTTGACCCCGGCCGCACTGGGGACCGACGGTGCCATTGAAGAGGTCTACCGACTGGTCCGGGAACACCCGGAAAAATATTATTTGCCTGATCAGTTTAACAATCCCAGCAATCCTCTGGCCCACTATTATGGTACGGCTCAGGAAATCTGGGATCAGACCGAGGGCCAGGTCAGTATGGTGGTCATTACCATGGGGACTACCGGCACGCTGATGGGCACCTATCGGCGACTCAAGGAACTTAATCGCGCGGTGCAAATCATCGGAGTCGAACCCTATTTAGGCCATAAACTGCAAGGCCTCAAAAATATGAAGGAATCTTATAAACCCGGCATCTTTGACAAAACCCAGGCCGATGCCATTGTCAACATCGAGGACGAGGAAGCCTTTGAAACCACGCGCCGCCTGGCCCGGGACGAAGGCCTGTTCTTGGGAATGAGTTCCGGGGCGGCAGTAGCCGTGGCCTTAAGACTGGCTCAGGAATTGGCACAGGGACTGATTGTCGCTATCTGCCCGGATGGCGGTGAACGTTATCTGTCGACTCCTTTATTTGCTGAAAAAGAGAAGCCCTCCCTGGTTTTTTACAATACCCTGACCCGTCAGAAAGAGGCCTTTTCTCCCCTTAAGCCTGGCGAAGTAACTATCTATACCGATGGGCCTACCATGAATGCCCATCTCTCTCTTACCGGGGCGCGGCGGTTGGTAATGGTCGATCTGCTGCGGCGCTATCTCGAATATCAGGGATTGGCGGTCCGCCTGGTGGTCAATCTGATTGATTTAGACGATAAAACCATTCAGGGCGCGGCCGCGGCTGGACAGCCGATAACAGAGTTCACGCGGCACTATGCCACAGAATTCTTTAAGGATCTTAAGGCACTAAGATTGAAGCCCGCCACTGCTTATCCGCGTCCTACCGAGCATGTCGATGGTATGCTGGCCCTTACCCGGCGTCTGATGGATCGGGGCTACGCTTATGAAAAACTGCGCTCGGTATATTTCGATATTTCCCGCTTTAAGGAATATGGCAAGCTGTCCCGCATCGATCTGACCAAGATCCGGCTAGGTAAAACCGTTGATCTGGACGAGTATGAAAAGGATAATCCCCGGGATTTCACCTTGCTGAAAAGGGCCAAACTGGGGGAATTGAAAAGCGGCCTTTATTATGCCACCGAGTGGGGCAATGTCCGTCCGGGCTGGCACCTGGAATGCGCTGCCATGGCTCTGAAGCAGTTGGGTGAGACTATCGATATCTATGCCGGTGGTTTGGATCAGATCTTTCCCCACCATGAAAACGTCACGGCTATCTGTGGAGCCGCTACGGGAAAACCGCTGGCCCGTTATTGGCTCCATAGTGAACGCATTCTTTGTGAGGGCCGCAAAATCCCCGAAGGTCAGGGACACAGTACAGTGCGGGAACTGCTGGAACAAGGGTTTCGGGGGGAAGATTTGCGCTATTTTCTGATGGCCACGCAATATCGCAAGTCGCTCCAGGTTACGCCAGCCAGCCTAAACGCGGCTCGCCGTGGTCGCCAACGACTCGATTTTTTCCTGGATCGTCTGGCCCAGGTACGCCGCGGGGGTCATTTTCCAGAGCTTGATCAGCTGCTTTTCCAATTAAAGAAGGATTTTATGGCGGCTATGGACGATGACCTGAACATTTCCCAGGCATTGGCGGCATTCTTTAATTTTTTGAAGGTCGGGCATGGACTGATGGACCAGAACCGTCTCGACCAGGCAGGAGCCCAAGCCATTCTGGTCCGCTTCCAGGAATTGGACGAGATCTTAGGGATCATGAACATCCCTGAGCCGGTTGAAGATGCCACCATTGAAGCCCAGATCCAGGCCCGGGAGGAAGCCCGGCGTCAGCGGGATTGGCCCCGGGCGGATCAGATCCGCCAGGAATTGGCCGCCCAGGGTATTGAAGTGATCGATACCCAACAGGGGCCGGTGTGGCGGCGAAGGTAA
- a CDS encoding NYN domain-containing protein: MMSVHLIIDGYNLIRQSPELLIFEAQDLQAGRQALLQKLAAYRRVRHHPITVVFDGWESGELTESRDRYQGILIIYSRRGEPADEVIKRLASKERQRALVVTSDREILDYAEHQGATAISVPEFESRLQLAVAGQEDLSEEEEPIFKHTRKKGPAYRAPKKKRRHNQRVRKI; the protein is encoded by the coding sequence ATGATGTCGGTACATCTCATCATAGACGGTTATAATCTGATTCGGCAATCCCCGGAACTGCTGATTTTTGAAGCCCAGGACCTACAAGCCGGGCGGCAGGCCCTGCTCCAGAAACTGGCCGCCTATCGCCGGGTGCGGCACCATCCCATCACCGTGGTCTTCGATGGCTGGGAATCAGGAGAGTTGACCGAAAGCCGTGATCGCTACCAGGGCATCCTGATCATCTATTCCCGTCGGGGAGAACCAGCCGATGAAGTGATTAAACGGTTAGCTTCTAAAGAAAGGCAGCGAGCCCTGGTGGTCACCTCCGATCGGGAAATTCTGGACTATGCGGAACATCAAGGGGCCACCGCCATATCGGTACCGGAGTTTGAGTCCCGCCTGCAACTGGCCGTGGCCGGGCAGGAGGACCTATCCGAGGAAGAAGAGCCCATCTTCAAGCATACCCGCAAAAAAGGCCCGGCCTACCGCGCCCCCAAAAAGAAACGGCGGCATAATCAGCGGGTTCGAAAGATTTAA
- the lptD gene encoding LPS assembly protein LptD yields the protein MTRVICVLGAVLILLTVCPVWGQEIELFQAEQFEGGPWTIKADQITYDADTQTYDAHGRVEILQGNRRITADHIRVNETTKIASVRGHVVMVLEDDIFTGRVGNFNLATRCGEMQDARLFLKQNHFHVDSALIRKTGDSTYHAERCVVTTCDADRPVWSFYVRELDVVMEGYAIGKFTRLQVGPLPLMFLPVVAIPVKTTRQSGFLMPQYGQHQAGGTVVEMPLYWAINNYMDATFYQTLISSRGYMQGGEYRYAASQNSGGTLRLAYLRDGKEEAPTPHRYWVSGMSNQHLPGDWQAKLTLDRVSDARYLEDFNFGYLGLNRYNNILKKDYGRDLEQEDVNTRVSSLLLTRNFSLVNLTAFSRYYQRLLTSYPMPFHKVPALSVNTLNIPLGNWPVLLGLNTLYTYYYQTHGLAGHRLDLHPQLIWPVRLFGALDLKTQFGLRETAYRVEKRGEYQQLDDYSGRQLYDLKVSMSTSLCRDYGRNSGSTSFWRHILRPEVTYWSLPDYTTDRYPPFDPIDLGWRDQTDRNLPILEGDEPFGGVNAVTYSLSNSFLRRSVTPQGLSQVKELFWLRLSHSCFFNSAHYGLDGIPQPHHRFSDLLTEFECYPLDNFSLGLDLGTSPYKEGLNRVNLRMAYHDQPRQNYLNVDYLYLKDYAQQINTVAYLNLFRSIKTWISHQHTFVSENRLETKYGVIFQRQCWGLSLHFTDRPDDKRIGFMIFIPGWGERMVSSPVRQ from the coding sequence ATGACAAGAGTGATCTGCGTTTTGGGGGCAGTGCTGATATTGTTGACGGTATGTCCGGTTTGGGGTCAGGAAATCGAGCTCTTTCAAGCCGAGCAATTTGAGGGCGGACCCTGGACCATCAAAGCCGACCAGATCACCTATGATGCTGATACGCAAACCTACGATGCCCATGGGCGGGTTGAGATTCTCCAGGGAAATCGGCGCATTACCGCCGATCACATCCGGGTCAATGAAACAACCAAGATCGCCTCGGTGCGAGGTCATGTCGTGATGGTGTTGGAGGACGACATCTTTACCGGGCGGGTGGGAAACTTTAATCTGGCCACCCGCTGTGGCGAAATGCAGGACGCCCGTTTGTTCCTGAAACAGAACCATTTCCATGTGGACAGTGCCCTGATCCGCAAAACCGGTGACAGCACCTATCATGCCGAACGCTGTGTGGTCACCACTTGTGATGCCGACCGACCGGTGTGGAGTTTTTACGTCCGGGAACTGGATGTAGTAATGGAAGGCTATGCCATCGGCAAATTTACCCGGCTGCAGGTGGGTCCCCTCCCGCTGATGTTCCTGCCCGTGGTAGCAATTCCAGTAAAAACTACCCGGCAGAGCGGTTTTCTGATGCCCCAATACGGTCAGCATCAGGCCGGGGGGACGGTAGTAGAAATGCCGCTATACTGGGCCATCAATAACTATATGGACGCCACCTTTTACCAGACCCTGATCAGTTCCCGGGGTTATATGCAGGGTGGAGAATATCGTTATGCCGCCAGTCAGAATTCCGGCGGGACCCTGAGATTGGCCTATCTCCGGGACGGCAAGGAAGAAGCTCCGACGCCACATCGCTATTGGGTGAGCGGCATGAGCAATCAGCATCTGCCCGGAGACTGGCAGGCCAAACTTACTTTAGATCGGGTCAGTGATGCACGTTACTTGGAAGATTTTAATTTTGGCTATCTGGGTTTAAATCGTTACAATAATATTTTAAAAAAAGATTACGGCCGAGATCTCGAACAGGAAGATGTTAACACCCGGGTATCCTCTCTGTTGCTGACGCGGAATTTTTCCTTAGTCAATCTGACCGCCTTTTCACGCTATTACCAGCGCCTGTTGACCTCTTATCCTATGCCTTTTCATAAAGTGCCGGCCTTGAGTGTGAATACGCTAAACATTCCATTGGGGAATTGGCCCGTACTGCTGGGCCTTAATACCTTGTATACATATTATTATCAGACCCATGGGCTGGCTGGTCATCGACTCGACCTGCATCCCCAGTTAATCTGGCCGGTGCGGCTGTTCGGGGCATTGGATTTAAAAACTCAATTTGGCCTGCGGGAGACTGCCTATCGGGTTGAAAAACGGGGCGAATATCAGCAATTGGATGATTATTCGGGCCGGCAGTTGTATGACCTGAAGGTTAGCATGTCAACCTCCCTTTGTCGTGATTATGGTCGAAATTCTGGGTCAACAAGTTTCTGGCGGCATATTCTGCGGCCGGAAGTCACCTATTGGAGCCTGCCCGATTATACCACCGACCGTTATCCCCCTTTTGATCCGATCGATCTGGGCTGGCGGGATCAGACCGATCGTAATTTGCCGATTCTGGAAGGGGATGAGCCTTTCGGCGGAGTCAATGCCGTAACCTACTCACTCAGCAATAGTTTTTTGCGGCGCTCGGTAACTCCCCAGGGATTGTCCCAGGTCAAGGAGCTTTTTTGGCTACGCCTCAGCCATAGTTGCTTTTTTAATTCCGCCCACTATGGCCTGGACGGCATACCCCAGCCTCATCATCGGTTTTCTGATCTACTGACCGAATTTGAGTGCTATCCCTTGGACAATTTTTCCTTGGGACTAGATCTGGGAACCTCACCCTATAAAGAAGGACTGAACCGGGTGAATTTGAGGATGGCATATCACGACCAGCCGCGGCAGAACTATCTGAACGTGGACTACCTTTATCTAAAGGACTATGCCCAACAGATCAATACTGTGGCTTATCTAAATCTCTTTAGATCGATTAAAACCTGGATTTCCCATCAGCACACCTTTGTTTCCGAAAACAGGTTGGAAACCAAATACGGCGTGATTTTTCAACGCCAATGTTGGGGCTTGAGCCTCCATTTTACCGATCGCCCCGATGACAAAAGAATAGGCTTTATGATCTTTATCCCAGGTTGGGGGGAAAGAATGGTGTCCTCTCCGGTGCGGCAGTGA
- a CDS encoding J domain-containing protein, with translation MIKDYYQILQIPPVADSEEIKRAYRHLALKYHPDKNPGQLWAEEKFKLVSEAYGVLIDPQKRHCYDCQRREKPPETAAPGGFSLSQEDIFQDLRQNLSAWEIFRQMAREARGFRFDENFLGQMFGGGSGTSPRGYHRSPPAQRPSRPARRSTLGKISGLGGQVRRAIDNLLAWLDKKFSLDPDPKIKSGSAASDLVMNLKLPRRAAIQGTEIKLAVPGPLVKKYLRVKIPPGTHHGDCLRLKDMGEDWESSKGDLYLKITIID, from the coding sequence ATGATTAAAGACTATTATCAGATTCTGCAAATACCCCCGGTGGCTGATAGCGAAGAGATCAAAAGGGCTTATCGTCACCTGGCCTTGAAGTATCATCCGGATAAAAACCCAGGACAGCTGTGGGCGGAAGAAAAATTTAAGCTGGTCAGCGAGGCCTACGGAGTCCTCATTGATCCGCAGAAACGGCATTGTTATGACTGCCAGCGGCGGGAAAAACCTCCCGAAACCGCCGCCCCAGGCGGATTCAGCCTTTCCCAGGAGGATATCTTCCAGGATTTAAGGCAAAATCTCTCAGCCTGGGAAATATTCCGCCAGATGGCCCGGGAAGCTCGGGGGTTCCGCTTTGATGAGAATTTCCTGGGACAAATGTTTGGAGGTGGTTCGGGGACCTCTCCTAGAGGTTATCATCGTTCCCCACCCGCCCAGAGACCTTCACGTCCGGCCCGCCGGTCAACCTTGGGGAAAATATCGGGCTTGGGGGGGCAAGTGCGCCGTGCCATTGATAACCTCTTAGCCTGGCTTGACAAAAAATTCTCTCTGGACCCGGATCCCAAAATAAAGTCCGGTTCGGCAGCTTCAGACCTGGTGATGAACTTGAAATTGCCTCGTCGAGCCGCTATTCAGGGAACCGAAATCAAACTGGCGGTGCCGGGACCATTGGTTAAAAAGTACCTCCGAGTTAAAATCCCGCCCGGAACCCACCACGGGGACTGCCTCCGGCTTAAGGATATGGGGGAGGACTGGGAAAGTAGCAAGGGAGACTTATACCTCAAAATTACCATCATCGATTAG
- the lexA gene encoding repressor LexA: MRALTDRQRAVLTFIEEFCHQQGYPPTVREVAAHFGIQPRAAADHLSALKRKGYLHREPGRSRGLALRSRSLGNTVEVPLLGQIAAGRPLWAVEQIEDTIPLPEAWVRGDEVFLLRVSGDSMAPLLLPGDLVIVRVQSQLGRGEIGVVRWGEEATIKRVYQEPDGLVLKGDNPDFAPLRLTPEQAAQVQVLGRVIGVYRALGAA, from the coding sequence ATGCGAGCACTGACGGATAGACAGCGGGCGGTATTGACCTTTATAGAAGAGTTCTGTCACCAGCAGGGCTATCCGCCTACGGTGCGGGAGGTGGCGGCTCACTTCGGCATCCAGCCCCGGGCCGCCGCCGACCATCTCAGTGCCCTGAAGCGCAAGGGCTATCTCCATCGCGAGCCCGGGCGCTCTCGAGGTCTGGCGTTGCGGTCGCGCAGCCTGGGCAACACGGTGGAGGTGCCGCTGCTGGGTCAGATTGCCGCGGGGCGGCCGCTGTGGGCAGTGGAACAGATCGAGGACACCATCCCCTTGCCCGAGGCCTGGGTACGCGGGGACGAGGTCTTTCTCCTGCGGGTCTCTGGCGACAGTATGGCCCCGCTGCTGTTGCCGGGCGATCTGGTGATCGTCCGGGTCCAGTCCCAGCTGGGACGGGGAGAGATCGGCGTGGTGCGGTGGGGCGAGGAGGCTACCATCAAGCGGGTTTATCAGGAGCCGGATGGGCTGGTGCTGAAAGGTGACAACCCGGATTTTGCCCCGCTGCGACTCACTCCGGAGCAGGCGGCTCAGGTCCAGGTGCTGGGCCGGGTGATCGGCGTCTATCGCGCCCTGGGGGCAGCGTGA